In the Cellvibrio sp. KY-GH-1 genome, GGTTGTGAGGATCGTGTTTATGCATAAACGAGAGGCAGGCTTATCGCTGGTTGAACTGATGATTTCAATCACTCTGGGCATTGTGTTGATGACTGGTGTTGTACAGATTTTTTTGTCGAGCAAATCAGTCTTTTCTTCGCAACAAGGGCTATCGCGAATTCAAGAAACTGGCCGTTTGGGTATTGAATTTTTAGGAAGAGACATACGTATGGCTGCGTATTATGGATGCTACAGACCTAATCCAAGTATGCCGGGCGGAGAGTTGCAAAACGGCGCTATGGTGATTTCCGGATTGCATGGCAATTTTGCTGAAGGGCTTCGCGGATATGACTCTGCCACCAGTGTGCCCGGTGGTGCTGCAGCGTTGGGCGGTAGCATTACTCCTCTGACAAAGGGAACGGCAAATGTTGTTGTTGTGCGTTCCGTGAAAATTGCAGGATTACCTGTATCTAAGTCCAACGATTCGAATGGTGTTTACGCTTATACGCCTAGTCCCGCCGATAAAAATAAATGTGTTGAAGGTATGTGCAAAGATACTGCGGTAATCGTGAGTGATTGTTTTAAGGCTCGCGTTTATCGAATAGCAGTTGACCCTTCTGTAACGGGTAACGAGGTATATTTTCGCCACAATGAGGGGTGGGGTGGTGGAGTTATTGCGACTGAGAATTTTATAAATGGTGAGATTGCAGCAATCAATACCACTGCGTATTTCCTGGCGAAAGGTGTTAGTGGTCAACCTAGCTTATGGCAAAAAACTAACACGGAGGCGCCGGTGGAGTTGTTGGAGGGCGTTGAGCAAATGCGCATCACTTACGCAACAAGTGAAAATGAAAATTACCGCTTGGCGAGTCTGCTTTCGGCAACAGATTGGAGCAAAGTAAATTCTGTTCGAATCGAATTGGTGGTTCGGAGCGCGGACAACAACCTGGTTGATTCCCCGCAGCCTTACACGCTTGGTGGGGTAACCGTAACTCCGGCACCTGAAAGTGGGGTTGCTGATAAATATTTGCGCCAGGTATTTACGTCAACTATTGGTATCCGTAGTCGTGCAACCAATATTCAGTAGGTCTAACTATGAGTTATCTCAATCAAAACTACCGATCTATTAGTTCCAAGACTTCCCAGCAAGGTGTTGTACTTCTTGTTGGTTTGGTAATGGTGCTGCTAATTACTATTGTGGGCTTGTCTGCAATTCGCGGTACCGGATTGCAAGAAAGTATGGCGGGAAATATGCGGGATCTTAATCTGGCATTTCAATCGGCTGAGTCCGGTTTACGATTTGCCGAATCGATTGTCTCTATTTCGGTAAAAACGGTCCCTCCTTTTGATTGCACGGCGGGCCTATGCGTAGATCAGGAGCGGGGTACCCCCGCGAATTCTGTTCGCTGGTGGAATGAAGAAAGTTGGGCAAAAATTGCGGTCGAGGCTGATTTGGGGCTAAAAAATGTCGAGCATCAACCCCGAATAATTTTGGAATTGCTGGATTCGGATGCGGGGTCTTGTGCTGCTGGGGAAGGGAGCGGAATAGGTACGGGAAGTTTAACGATGGTTGGTGATTGCATTCCCTATAGAATCACTGCATTGGGCTACGGTGCGGACGAAAATACCCAGGTAATGGTGCAGTCGGCGTATAAGCGCCATCAGTAGTGGAGATGAAACTATGTTGCTGAATATATGTGTGAATAAATTGCGCTTTCTCTTGCAGCACATTCCTATGCATAAGCTGAATGTGTCACTGGTGGTTGCATCACTAAGCATGTCAATCGCTCACGTCGCAAGTGCAGCTCCTTCTCAGGCGCCGCTGTTTTTATCAAATCCAGTTGTGCCAATTATGATGTTGAATATGTCAAAGGATCATCAACTGTATTTTAAAGTTTATGATGACTATTCAGATTTGGATGGAGATGGAACCCCGGATAATACCTACAAAAACAGCTACGATTATTACGGCTATTTCGATAGCAAAAAATGCTACACCTATAGCACCGCAAACAATCGATTTGAACCATCTCGGAGAGTAGATAGCAGCACCAATTATTGTAACTACGGTGGAACTACAAATGAGTGGAGCGGAAATTTTTTAAACTGGACCAGCATGACCCGTATGGACTCCATTCGTAAAATTTTGTACGGCGGTTTGCGCTCAACGGATACCTCAAGCGTAACTGTGCTTGAGCGAGCTTTTTTGCCTCATGATGCTCACTCATTTGCAAAGTATTACAACGGTAGTGATTTATCGAGCTTGACGCCATTCAATGACACAGCGGCTGTACCAAGAAATCTATCGGCGACTTCTGCTACAGGTATTACAATTTGTAATACCACTCCAGGTGGTACCGCGTTATCACAAAATGTTACCAACGCGCCTTTGTTACGTGTCGCCAAGGGGAATTACACCTTTTGGGCTAGTAATGAGCGTTGGCAATGTAGGTGGAACAGTGAAGTTAGCGCAGCAAATGGTAACGACTCAGCTGCAACAGGGGTTTACGCTTACGGCAATACACCGGTCAATGCAAACAAGTTGGGGAGTGGTTCTGCCAGCGGTGAGTATTACGCGAGGGTTCAAGTTTGTGTCAGTGGGTTGGAGGAGGAAAATTGCCACCAATACCCAAGTGGAAATAAAAAGCCCCAAGGATTATTGCAAGAGTATGGTGAGGTGCGCGGCGGAGCCAGCGTCGCAAAAGTTAATTTCGGATTAATGACAGGTTCTTATACCAAAAATAAATCTGGTGGTGTGCTACGCAAAAATGTTGGCAACATGTCGACTGAAATTAACTCCAGCACTGACGGTACATTCACCAATACCGCAGGCGTAATTAAAACGCTAAATTTGCTGAGAATATACGGTTACCGCTATGAAGACGGAACCTATTTCAACGTCTCAGGAAGCGATAATTGTTCGTGGGGCTTAAACTCTTTCTCGGATAACAACTGCACCAATTGGGGTAACCCGCAAGCAGAAATCTATTTGGAGTCACTACGTTATCTGGCTGGCAAATCGGTAAATGACGCATTTAAAGCAGATGACTCATCCAAAATTTCCGGGTTGGCCACTGCTACTTGGTCTGCGCCAGTGACCTCCGCTAACGCGTGTGCTCCGCTAAGCGTGCTCCAGTTTAACGCTTCTACTACTTCATACGATGGAGACGGTTTGGGGCTCGCTACTGACGTTATTGCGAGTCCGAGTACATTAAATGCATGGACAAATATTATTGCTGATTCAAAGCGCGAAGCGCTTTCGGGAAATTATTTTGTTGGAAAAAATGCTTCCTTAGCAGATGGCTTATGTACAGCAAAATCTCTCGGCGTATTATCGGATATTCAAGGAACTTGCCCGGATGCTCCCAGGTTGGAAGGAAGCTATCATTTAGCAGGATTGGCTTACTATGCGCGGACGAATGATTTTATTTCTGGCGTAAGCGGGACCCAGACTGTCAGAACCTATGGAGTAGCACTTGCTCCAGCACTGCCCAAAGTTGAAATCCCAGTGCCCGGTAGCAGCACGCAAAAAATCACGATTTTGCCTGCATGTCGCGAAAAGGGGGTGGGAACCGCTCCTAATAACGGTGCCTGTGCGATTGTGGATTTTAAAATTTTATCGCAAACAAGTACTTCAACTGTTAACTCTGGCCGGCTTTATGTGAACTGGGAAGATAGTGAGCAGGGTGGTGACTATGACCAGGACTTATGGGGAATTATCGATTATTCCGTAACTGCTTCAACTGCTACCATTGGAACGGATGTGCTTATTTCCTCGGTGGGCTCCAATAAAATTGGA is a window encoding:
- a CDS encoding PilX N-terminal domain-containing pilus assembly protein, translating into MSYLNQNYRSISSKTSQQGVVLLVGLVMVLLITIVGLSAIRGTGLQESMAGNMRDLNLAFQSAESGLRFAESIVSISVKTVPPFDCTAGLCVDQERGTPANSVRWWNEESWAKIAVEADLGLKNVEHQPRIILELLDSDAGSCAAGEGSGIGTGSLTMVGDCIPYRITALGYGADENTQVMVQSAYKRHQ
- a CDS encoding PilW family protein, which codes for MHKREAGLSLVELMISITLGIVLMTGVVQIFLSSKSVFSSQQGLSRIQETGRLGIEFLGRDIRMAAYYGCYRPNPSMPGGELQNGAMVISGLHGNFAEGLRGYDSATSVPGGAAALGGSITPLTKGTANVVVVRSVKIAGLPVSKSNDSNGVYAYTPSPADKNKCVEGMCKDTAVIVSDCFKARVYRIAVDPSVTGNEVYFRHNEGWGGGVIATENFINGEIAAINTTAYFLAKGVSGQPSLWQKTNTEAPVELLEGVEQMRITYATSENENYRLASLLSATDWSKVNSVRIELVVRSADNNLVDSPQPYTLGGVTVTPAPESGVADKYLRQVFTSTIGIRSRATNIQ